One Vallitalea pronyensis genomic region harbors:
- a CDS encoding DUF3892 domain-containing protein — translation MEKARITKVRKNGEGKITDVMLNDGNAYPIDDAIRMTREEQIEGVNVGKAKNGIEFLRADPDGKEDNNLDNLPLF, via the coding sequence ATGGAAAAAGCTAGAATTACAAAAGTAAGAAAAAATGGTGAAGGTAAAATAACAGATGTGATGCTCAATGATGGTAATGCCTATCCCATTGATGACGCTATTCGTATGACAAGAGAAGAACAAATAGAAGGCGTTAACGTAGGGAAAGCAAAAAATGGCATTGAATTTCTTCGAGCAGACCCAGATGGTAAAGAGGATAATAACTTAGATAACTTACCATTATTCTAA
- a CDS encoding Crp/Fnr family transcriptional regulator, whose product MKIYKDDHLLEKYNRLHHLSQIMGEGYREHYAFHAYDAGELMCKGGEPVNYFYIFLKGKTKVYKTSDDGRILLLQFCHPMTNFGDMELINDTPYLSYVEAIDNCLLLAYPANYIQKVCLDRAAFLKYVCLDLSKKFDISSAKNTYNLLYPLKNRLAGYLVEYHMINPTNDVLTLSETYKEIAEYLGTSYRHLYRCLNQFKEMGIIHVDGKKVRILDVEALQELSKLV is encoded by the coding sequence TTGAAAATTTATAAGGACGACCACTTATTAGAAAAATATAATCGGCTTCATCATCTCTCTCAAATTATGGGTGAAGGTTATCGTGAACATTATGCGTTCCATGCTTATGATGCGGGAGAACTTATGTGTAAAGGCGGGGAGCCTGTCAACTATTTTTACATTTTTTTAAAGGGAAAGACGAAGGTCTACAAGACATCTGATGATGGACGTATTTTACTGCTTCAATTCTGTCATCCCATGACTAATTTTGGTGATATGGAATTGATTAATGATACGCCTTATCTGAGTTATGTGGAAGCTATAGACAATTGCTTATTATTGGCTTATCCTGCTAATTATATACAAAAAGTCTGTCTTGACCGAGCTGCTTTTTTGAAGTATGTTTGTTTGGATCTGAGTAAAAAATTTGATATAAGTTCTGCTAAGAATACTTACAACCTTTTGTATCCTTTAAAAAATCGATTAGCTGGGTATTTGGTGGAATACCATATGATTAATCCAACGAATGATGTGTTGACCCTTTCTGAGACGTATAAGGAGATTGCAGAGTACTTGGGGACAAGTTATCGTCACCTTTATCGGTGTTTGAATCAGTTTAAGGAGATGGGTATTATTCATGTGGATGGGAAGAAGGTTCGTATTCTTGATGTGGAGGCTTTGCAGGAATTGAGTAAGCTTGTGTAG
- a CDS encoding calcium/sodium antiporter, producing the protein MKESLPYLLFLLGFIMIIKGSDWFIDATIWIAKVLRVPNIIIGATLVSICTTLPEAMVSSSSAINGNASIAFGNALGSIACNTGFILGLTIILSTPAILQRKKLHRTGMFLVFLMALLTTFSFVFGEISRVTGFMFLGILVLYLYHNIKDAKMSPAEVAEDKAIAMTKGIIAKNTIMFLVGITLTVIGADLLVKNGEIIAQKLGVPDIIIGVTLTAFGTSLPELVTAITAIVKKAHDISIGNVLGANILNVILVIGLSSSILPFDIQPSWLSYHIPFVFGIVLLLVLFSFLNKKKFRRWNGVLMVGAYAAYIYFLVTGNML; encoded by the coding sequence ATGAAAGAAAGTTTACCTTACTTATTATTTTTACTAGGATTCATCATGATTATTAAGGGAAGTGACTGGTTCATTGATGCTACCATATGGATTGCAAAGGTCTTACGTGTACCCAATATTATTATTGGTGCAACACTTGTTAGTATCTGTACAACACTGCCAGAAGCTATGGTATCCAGTAGTTCCGCCATCAACGGCAATGCAAGTATAGCATTTGGCAATGCCCTTGGTTCTATTGCATGTAATACAGGTTTTATTTTAGGTTTGACCATTATCTTATCTACACCTGCCATCCTTCAAAGAAAGAAACTTCATCGTACAGGGATGTTTCTTGTCTTCTTAATGGCACTGCTGACCACGTTTTCATTTGTATTTGGAGAAATATCCCGTGTAACAGGATTTATGTTCTTGGGAATATTGGTTCTATATCTCTATCATAACATAAAAGATGCCAAGATGAGTCCTGCTGAAGTGGCTGAAGACAAAGCCATTGCCATGACGAAAGGCATTATTGCTAAAAATACAATCATGTTTCTCGTCGGTATTACTTTAACGGTTATTGGGGCAGATTTACTTGTTAAAAACGGTGAAATCATTGCCCAAAAATTAGGTGTACCGGATATTATCATCGGTGTTACGTTAACAGCTTTTGGTACATCTTTACCAGAATTAGTCACTGCCATTACAGCTATTGTGAAGAAAGCTCACGATATATCCATTGGTAATGTATTAGGTGCTAACATACTTAATGTTATTTTGGTTATTGGTTTATCATCCAGTATCTTGCCATTTGACATACAGCCCAGTTGGTTAAGCTATCATATACCATTTGTATTTGGTATCGTTTTACTGCTTGTCCTCTTCTCTTTCTTAAATAAGAAGAAATTCAGAAGATGGAATGGTGTCCTCATGGTAGGCGCATATGCTGCATATATATACTTCCTTGTGACAGGAAACATGCTGTAA
- a CDS encoding calcium-translocating P-type ATPase, PMCA-type, producing the protein MKKYYSMDAGDAAKALNVDIEGGLKGPQVDENLNKYGPNSLKENKGPSMLQMIIEQFKSFIVIILIAASVLSISIGEVVDGIVILGIVILNAVLGIVQENKANNALNALKEMAAPKAKVVRDGKITIVDSKALVPGDVVILEAGDYVPADLRLVESVNLKIDESAFTGESVAVEKDAKRVLEELTHIADRENSAYMSTIVTYGRGKGIVVGTGMDTEIGKIASMLNEAGTEVTPLQKKLDSFGKMLGIVCIAVCVLIFILGLLRDEPLLEVLMTSVSLAVAAIPEGLPAVVTVVLAMGMQKMIKRHAIMKRLGAVETLGSTTVICTDKTGTLTQNKMTVVKVFDGTDHWDVTGTGYKTEGTIKGPDKDIASLDKMLMTSVLCNDSRLKDQEIIGDPTEGALIVMGAKVGYDQDKLSVEYPRLQEFPFDSDRKLMSTLHVIDGQHTMFTKGAPDVTLSRCTHIMINGVREPLTDAMKQNISKENENFAKNALRVLGYAYKEVDENAQLQQEEQDLTFVGLTGMIDPPREEAKEAVKLCKKAGIRVVMITGDHITTGSAIAKELGIIDHDNQAMEGSYINDYEDEDFKEKVKEINVFARVSPEHKVRIVDSIKANGDIAAMTGDGVNDAPALKKADIGIAMGITGTDVSKEAADMILTDDNFASIVDAVKEGRIIYSNIRKFVGFLLSCNIGEILIIFIAMLSGWAVPLVPIQLLWVNLITDSFPAFALGLEQGEEDIMNDKPRDPKEPIVDRFMSIALAFQSIGLTIAVLVSYQLGFALAGDVDSDTQLTIARTFCFITLIIGEMLRAYSARSETISIFRMNFLGNRYLNYSVLIAILLMFIVVYVPLLQPIFSTYTIGINQLAVAVGLGIIPVVTGELAKFAKK; encoded by the coding sequence GTGAAAAAATATTATTCCATGGATGCAGGGGATGCAGCAAAGGCATTAAATGTGGACATAGAAGGCGGTCTTAAAGGCCCCCAAGTAGATGAAAATCTTAATAAATACGGTCCTAACAGTTTAAAAGAAAATAAAGGTCCTTCTATGTTACAGATGATTATTGAACAGTTTAAAAGTTTTATTGTCATTATTTTGATAGCAGCTAGTGTATTGTCCATTTCTATAGGGGAAGTGGTGGATGGTATTGTTATTCTTGGTATTGTTATACTCAATGCAGTTCTTGGCATTGTTCAAGAAAATAAAGCCAACAATGCATTGAATGCACTAAAAGAAATGGCAGCTCCAAAGGCCAAAGTTGTCCGTGACGGCAAAATAACCATTGTTGATTCAAAAGCATTAGTTCCAGGTGACGTGGTCATACTTGAAGCAGGGGATTATGTACCAGCAGACCTGCGCTTAGTGGAAAGTGTGAATCTAAAAATTGATGAATCAGCCTTTACAGGTGAATCCGTGGCTGTTGAAAAAGATGCAAAACGTGTTTTAGAGGAATTAACACATATAGCGGATAGGGAAAATAGTGCCTACATGAGTACAATCGTTACATATGGTCGAGGTAAAGGTATTGTCGTAGGTACAGGAATGGATACAGAGATTGGTAAAATAGCCAGCATGCTCAATGAAGCAGGAACAGAAGTAACGCCATTACAAAAGAAATTAGACAGTTTTGGTAAAATGCTAGGGATTGTTTGTATTGCTGTGTGTGTGTTGATTTTTATTCTTGGTCTTCTTCGAGACGAACCTTTGTTAGAAGTGTTGATGACCTCTGTCAGCTTAGCGGTTGCTGCAATACCTGAGGGATTACCCGCTGTGGTAACAGTGGTTCTTGCTATGGGGATGCAGAAAATGATTAAACGGCATGCTATTATGAAACGCTTAGGTGCTGTAGAAACATTGGGAAGCACCACCGTTATCTGTACAGATAAAACAGGTACACTCACCCAAAATAAAATGACGGTTGTGAAAGTATTTGATGGCACAGATCATTGGGATGTGACGGGAACAGGGTATAAAACAGAAGGTACCATAAAAGGACCTGATAAAGATATCGCATCATTAGATAAAATGTTAATGACAAGTGTATTATGTAATGATTCAAGGTTAAAAGACCAGGAGATCATTGGTGACCCAACGGAAGGTGCACTTATCGTTATGGGCGCAAAAGTGGGCTACGATCAAGATAAACTCAGTGTAGAGTACCCAAGGCTGCAAGAATTTCCCTTTGATTCTGACCGTAAGTTAATGTCCACACTCCATGTCATTGATGGACAGCACACCATGTTTACAAAAGGTGCCCCTGACGTTACTCTATCCAGATGTACCCACATCATGATTAATGGTGTACGAGAGCCCCTTACAGATGCGATGAAGCAAAATATCAGTAAAGAGAATGAAAACTTTGCCAAGAATGCTCTTAGAGTTCTAGGTTATGCCTATAAAGAAGTGGATGAAAATGCTCAGTTACAACAGGAAGAGCAGGACTTAACATTTGTTGGCTTAACAGGAATGATTGATCCTCCTCGTGAAGAAGCAAAAGAAGCTGTAAAGCTATGTAAAAAAGCAGGAATACGCGTGGTCATGATAACAGGTGACCATATAACCACAGGAAGTGCCATTGCCAAAGAATTGGGCATTATTGACCATGACAATCAAGCCATGGAAGGCAGTTATATTAACGATTATGAGGACGAAGATTTTAAAGAAAAAGTAAAAGAAATCAACGTTTTTGCAAGGGTTTCACCTGAACATAAAGTGAGGATAGTGGATTCCATAAAAGCCAATGGCGACATTGCTGCGATGACGGGAGATGGTGTCAACGACGCTCCAGCCCTCAAAAAAGCAGATATTGGTATCGCCATGGGTATTACAGGAACAGATGTCTCCAAAGAAGCAGCGGATATGATTCTTACAGACGATAATTTCGCAAGCATTGTGGACGCTGTTAAGGAAGGCAGAATCATCTATAGCAATATCCGTAAGTTCGTGGGCTTCTTATTATCCTGTAACATCGGAGAGATTTTAATCATTTTCATTGCCATGTTATCCGGTTGGGCTGTACCCTTGGTACCCATTCAGCTCTTATGGGTTAACCTGATCACCGATTCATTCCCAGCCTTTGCATTGGGTCTTGAACAAGGTGAAGAAGACATCATGAATGATAAACCAAGAGACCCAAAAGAACCCATTGTGGACCGCTTCATGAGCATTGCATTGGCTTTTCAAAGTATAGGACTTACCATTGCTGTACTGGTATCGTATCAGTTAGGATTTGCCCTTGCAGGTGATGTGGACAGCGATACGCAACTGACCATTGCCCGAACATTTTGTTTTATCACACTGATTATTGGTGAAATGCTTCGTGCCTACTCAGCTCGTTCAGAAACCATCTCCATTTTTAGGATGAATTTCCTAGGCAATAGGTACTTAAACTATTCCGTACTCATTGCAATCCTCTTGATGTTTATTGTGGTGTATGTACCCCTATTACAACCCATATTCAGCACTTACACCATAGGCATCAATCAATTAGCCGTAGCCGTAGGATTAGGTATCATTCCAGTCGTCACCGGAGAATTAGCCAAGTTTGCAAAGAAATAA
- a CDS encoding MarR family winged helix-turn-helix transcriptional regulator: MGEKSMFDIEDCVGFQISNAAKVVEEHVNNKMMSLGITRVQWIALYYIGLEKSINQSCLAKKMRIKSSTAARLIDRMEQHHYVKRVKNTSDKRIIHLQITKKGRMLREHLQGIAQMTTDELNNKIPVEDYMTFINILKNIIDSTYY; the protein is encoded by the coding sequence GTGGGTGAGAAATCAATGTTCGATATTGAAGATTGTGTAGGCTTTCAAATAAGTAACGCTGCAAAAGTAGTGGAAGAGCATGTGAATAATAAAATGATGTCACTAGGTATTACACGCGTTCAATGGATAGCACTTTATTATATTGGTTTAGAAAAATCCATTAATCAAAGTTGTCTAGCCAAAAAAATGCGCATCAAAAGTTCAACAGCTGCACGCTTAATTGACAGAATGGAACAACATCATTATGTTAAAAGAGTTAAGAATACTAGTGATAAAAGGATCATACATCTTCAAATAACCAAAAAAGGTCGCATGCTAAGGGAACATCTTCAGGGCATAGCACAAATGACCACCGATGAACTGAATAACAAAATTCCCGTAGAAGATTATATGACGTTTATTAACATTTTAAAAAACATCATAGACAGTACATATTATTAA
- a CDS encoding DNA topoisomerase III: MSKKLVLAEKPSVARDIAKVLQCSSRKDGYIEGQHYVITWAVGHLITLAEPEDYDEKYKKWRYDQLPIIPEGIRLKPYHKTEKQLRIIERLLKRDDVASIICATDSGREGELIFRYIYDYIDCKKPFTRLWISSMTDAAIQDGFNQLKDGTAYDNLYYSAKCRSEADWLVGINATRAYTTSNNVLLSVGRVQTPTLALIVNRHEEINHFVPKDYEEVYAIFDDDFRAIWFDEKPSDTKLFDKDKAQKIVDKIMNKDGVVEKVTKKLKKQPPPLLYDLTELQRDGNKKYGYTAKQVLTIAQDLYEKRKLITYPRTDSRYLSDDMKPKVKSTMNKINIPPYDKAIAPVLQKGELTFNKRIIDNKKVTDHHAIIPTDVVPRIAQLSPDEKNIYNLVVKRFIAVFYDYYKYETTEIIFDIEGEKFVASGKVIVDKGWKALYTATKDDKEQIMPKLTKGDVKKVVDVEKLQKKTTPPKPYTESSLLSAMENAGRFTEDEALKEQLKESGFGTPATRAGIIERLLQVEYIKRKGKTLIPTKKGCQLIQIVPNELKSPETTGRWEKGLTSINKGNMASDCFMGSIERFVAYLVQSASRSKGKVQFEQKPIPENKKKKVKGIGTCPVCQTGKILENSKSFYCTEWRNGCKYSIWKNTLERYGKKTIEEDVVRQLLKEEKIEDYPITLPQTGEKCRGTLAIHHQTGIEIKNVKRIAEKQQEEQQ; encoded by the coding sequence ATGAGCAAGAAACTCGTCCTAGCGGAGAAGCCATCTGTAGCAAGAGATATTGCAAAAGTATTACAATGCAGTTCTAGAAAAGATGGGTACATAGAAGGGCAACATTACGTGATTACTTGGGCGGTAGGTCATTTGATTACTTTAGCGGAACCAGAAGATTATGATGAGAAATATAAGAAATGGCGTTATGATCAGTTACCCATTATACCTGAGGGCATTCGATTAAAGCCATATCATAAAACAGAAAAACAATTGAGGATTATCGAAAGACTTCTAAAGCGTGATGATGTGGCATCCATTATCTGTGCAACAGATAGTGGACGAGAAGGAGAACTAATATTTCGATATATCTATGACTATATAGACTGTAAAAAACCCTTTACAAGGTTATGGATTTCCAGTATGACGGATGCGGCCATACAAGATGGTTTCAATCAATTAAAAGATGGTACAGCCTATGATAATCTCTATTATAGTGCAAAATGTCGTTCAGAAGCCGATTGGCTGGTAGGTATTAATGCAACAAGAGCCTACACCACATCCAATAATGTCTTATTAAGTGTGGGACGGGTTCAGACACCTACTCTTGCTTTAATTGTTAACCGTCATGAAGAAATTAATCATTTTGTACCCAAAGATTATGAAGAGGTTTATGCCATATTTGACGATGATTTCAGAGCCATATGGTTTGATGAAAAGCCTTCTGATACAAAACTGTTTGATAAAGATAAGGCACAGAAAATTGTGGACAAGATTATGAATAAAGACGGTGTTGTTGAGAAGGTCACAAAGAAGTTAAAAAAACAGCCCCCACCCCTTTTGTATGATTTAACAGAGCTTCAAAGGGATGGTAACAAGAAATACGGTTATACAGCCAAGCAAGTACTGACCATTGCTCAAGACTTATATGAAAAACGTAAACTCATCACTTACCCAAGAACAGATAGCCGTTATCTCAGTGATGATATGAAGCCAAAAGTGAAAAGCACCATGAATAAAATTAATATCCCGCCTTATGATAAAGCAATTGCCCCGGTACTGCAAAAAGGGGAGCTAACCTTTAATAAGCGGATCATTGATAATAAAAAAGTGACGGACCACCATGCCATTATTCCAACAGATGTGGTACCCCGTATTGCTCAATTGTCACCGGATGAAAAAAACATTTACAACTTAGTGGTTAAGCGTTTTATAGCTGTCTTTTACGATTACTATAAATATGAAACCACAGAAATTATCTTTGACATTGAGGGAGAGAAATTTGTAGCTTCTGGTAAAGTGATTGTGGACAAAGGGTGGAAAGCCCTCTATACAGCTACCAAAGATGATAAAGAGCAGATTATGCCAAAACTGACAAAAGGTGATGTCAAAAAAGTAGTCGATGTGGAAAAACTACAGAAAAAAACGACACCACCGAAACCCTATACAGAAAGTTCTCTGTTAAGTGCCATGGAAAACGCAGGACGATTTACAGAAGATGAGGCATTAAAAGAACAATTAAAAGAATCAGGCTTTGGTACACCAGCTACACGTGCAGGTATTATTGAACGCCTCCTTCAAGTGGAGTACATAAAAAGAAAAGGAAAGACCCTTATACCAACAAAGAAAGGATGTCAACTGATTCAGATTGTCCCAAATGAGCTAAAGTCACCAGAAACAACTGGAAGATGGGAGAAAGGTCTTACCAGCATCAATAAAGGTAATATGGCATCCGATTGTTTCATGGGAAGCATTGAACGTTTTGTAGCGTATCTGGTACAATCGGCAAGTAGAAGCAAAGGTAAGGTGCAGTTCGAGCAAAAGCCCATACCAGAAAATAAAAAGAAAAAGGTAAAGGGCATAGGCACTTGTCCTGTCTGTCAAACAGGTAAAATTCTAGAGAACAGTAAATCATTTTATTGCACAGAATGGCGTAATGGGTGTAAATATTCTATATGGAAGAATACATTAGAACGCTATGGTAAGAAAACCATAGAAGAAGATGTGGTGAGGCAGTTATTAAAGGAAGAGAAAATTGAAGATTACCCCATTACATTACCCCAAACAGGAGAAAAATGCCGAGGTACACTAGCCATTCATCATCAGACGGGTATTGAGATTAAGAATGTGAAACGTATTGCAGAAAAGCAACAGGAGGAGCAACAATAA
- a CDS encoding DMT family transporter, with amino-acid sequence MYIIMALSAGVLVIVSISINGHLARKVGLVQSGMTNYIVGLLASLVFYLIVYRSFSQLTYQHLSSAPWYFYLGGAVGSFIIIMNNLLINRISAVYVTVIVFLGQMTTGILIDYLNLHVFSKGKIIGGVLIVAGLLYYISGDKKAEVISEMN; translated from the coding sequence ATGTACATTATCATGGCACTATCTGCAGGCGTATTGGTGATTGTCTCCATTTCAATAAATGGACATCTAGCTCGAAAAGTTGGATTGGTACAATCGGGGATGACCAATTATATTGTTGGTTTATTGGCTTCACTTGTATTTTATTTGATCGTTTATCGGTCATTTTCACAATTAACATATCAGCATCTTAGTTCAGCGCCTTGGTATTTTTATCTGGGGGGAGCTGTAGGATCATTTATTATTATTATGAATAATCTCTTGATTAATCGTATATCCGCAGTATACGTTACGGTGATTGTTTTTCTAGGTCAGATGACAACAGGTATTTTAATCGACTATCTAAACCTTCATGTTTTTTCAAAGGGTAAAATTATCGGTGGTGTACTGATTGTTGCAGGCTTATTATACTATATATCAGGTGATAAAAAAGCAGAAGTGATATCAGAAATGAATTAG
- a CDS encoding helix-turn-helix domain-containing protein produces the protein MNNLIKIKDVSSKYDITARTLRYYEDMGLLTSTRSDDYAYRMYDENAIIRLEQILILRKLNISIKDIQRVFNTSGSDVVLEVLGKKVQSIDNEVSLLHELKEIVLDFIRELEKVNFAENTDIKLLYNKAKDIETHLVNTEYIGKPSNINRLIEITEKLDKKIPDIMVVSIPQFKAVTCGDQPFEDMFKEGGYMYQLWQYYHLYKPVIFDCVDFLITKNDKAEWICAVKDGVTNDDVSPFKLYDFPGGLYAMAVSIDEDNESIHKVEHKVGQWIENTNFEFDKNRNIMFNMPYIYEDGRDAAYQDIEKGLGYKQMQRYFPIKLKDGI, from the coding sequence ATGAACAACCTAATCAAAATCAAAGATGTGTCAAGCAAATATGATATTACTGCCCGTACACTACGTTATTATGAAGACATGGGATTGCTGACCAGCACCCGAAGTGATGATTACGCATATAGAATGTACGACGAGAATGCTATTATACGGCTTGAACAAATACTCATTTTACGTAAGCTGAATATTAGCATAAAAGACATTCAACGTGTTTTCAACACTTCGGGTTCCGATGTAGTATTAGAAGTGTTGGGTAAAAAAGTACAGAGTATAGACAATGAAGTTTCGCTTCTACACGAGTTGAAAGAAATCGTGCTGGATTTTATAAGAGAATTAGAAAAAGTGAACTTTGCAGAAAATACCGACATAAAACTGCTGTACAACAAAGCCAAAGACATTGAAACACATTTGGTCAACACTGAATATATTGGCAAGCCTTCCAATATAAACCGTTTAATTGAAATAACGGAAAAATTAGATAAGAAAATCCCTGATATAATGGTCGTTAGTATACCCCAATTCAAAGCAGTAACCTGTGGTGACCAACCCTTTGAAGACATGTTTAAAGAAGGCGGATATATGTACCAACTATGGCAGTATTATCATTTGTATAAGCCTGTGATTTTCGATTGTGTCGATTTCTTGATTACTAAAAATGACAAAGCTGAATGGATATGTGCCGTTAAAGATGGTGTGACCAATGACGATGTAAGTCCTTTTAAATTATACGATTTTCCCGGAGGCTTATATGCCATGGCAGTCAGTATTGATGAAGATAACGAGAGCATACATAAAGTTGAACATAAAGTTGGTCAATGGATTGAAAACACAAATTTTGAGTTTGACAAAAACCGCAATATTATGTTTAACATGCCTTATATATATGAAGATGGAAGAGATGCTGCCTATCAAGACATAGAAAAAGGACTTGGCTATAAACAAATGCAACGATATTTTCCTATAAAACTAAAAGATGGTATTTAA
- a CDS encoding DMT family transporter — protein MYKALAIWNGVLIALMVSFNGLLAESIGNNEALILIHLIGLMGTTIIFFVKREKFVSIKGLSPFLFTAGLIGIFNVTFNNICFIELGAALTLGLCLLGQLIASSIIDHFGLLGVKVNPLNLKKITGIIIMSIGIVIMIVI, from the coding sequence ATGTATAAAGCGTTAGCAATATGGAATGGTGTTTTAATAGCTTTGATGGTGTCTTTTAATGGTTTATTGGCAGAATCCATAGGCAATAATGAAGCCTTAATATTGATTCACCTCATTGGACTTATGGGGACAACCATTATCTTTTTTGTAAAAAGAGAAAAATTTGTGAGTATTAAAGGATTATCACCATTTTTATTTACTGCTGGACTTATTGGTATCTTCAATGTAACGTTTAATAACATATGTTTCATTGAACTAGGAGCAGCTTTGACTTTGGGGTTATGTTTGTTAGGACAATTAATAGCCTCATCCATCATTGATCATTTTGGCTTATTAGGTGTTAAGGTGAATCCCCTTAACTTAAAGAAAATTACGGGTATTATCATTATGAGCATTGGCATTGTCATTATGATCGTTATCTAA
- a CDS encoding DegV family protein: MAKFEILCDSACDLPDALIEANSIDIIPFYISFDQKNYLRERVDITLDEFYEKLYHNFPKTSLPSVQDYMNKFKPYAKEGKSLLCMTLTSKFSGSYQSAVNARELILDEYPEATITVLDSRLCTVLQGLLVLQAARMREADLTLEETLDKIEALIPTGRIMYTIGTLDYLQKSGRIGKVGALAGNILKLKPMIIVRDGELHPYGTIRGRKKSLKKVIDMTKDHFDETGDSLSSYSWCMAYGAEKDESQKVVDQLINHLKIPCDIPLFRVGSTIGTSCGPDPVGVAFIKNYEAV; encoded by the coding sequence ATGGCAAAATTTGAAATATTGTGTGATAGTGCCTGTGATTTGCCTGATGCATTAATTGAAGCAAATTCTATTGACATCATACCGTTTTACATATCCTTTGATCAGAAGAACTATTTACGCGAACGCGTTGACATCACATTGGATGAATTCTATGAGAAACTTTATCATAACTTTCCAAAGACGTCACTGCCTTCTGTTCAAGACTATATGAATAAATTTAAACCTTATGCAAAAGAAGGCAAATCCCTTCTTTGTATGACCCTGACTTCAAAATTTAGTGGTTCTTACCAATCAGCTGTTAATGCTCGTGAGCTCATTTTAGATGAATATCCAGAAGCAACAATTACTGTACTGGATTCTCGATTATGTACTGTATTGCAAGGCTTATTGGTTCTTCAAGCAGCACGTATGCGGGAAGCTGATTTAACACTAGAAGAAACTTTAGATAAAATAGAGGCACTCATTCCTACAGGTCGTATTATGTACACCATTGGGACCCTTGACTATTTGCAAAAAAGTGGTCGAATCGGCAAAGTAGGTGCTCTAGCAGGTAATATTCTCAAGCTTAAACCCATGATTATCGTTCGAGACGGCGAGTTACATCCCTATGGTACCATTAGAGGCCGAAAAAAATCCTTGAAAAAGGTAATTGATATGACCAAAGATCATTTTGACGAAACAGGTGACTCCCTAAGCAGTTATTCTTGGTGCATGGCTTATGGAGCTGAAAAAGATGAATCCCAGAAAGTAGTGGATCAATTAATAAACCATCTAAAAATACCATGTGATATCCCACTCTTTCGTGTTGGTTCCACCATTGGAACAAGCTGTGGACCTGATCCTGTAGGGGTTGCTTTTATAAAAAATTATGAAGCCGTTTAA